A part of Thermococcus sp. JdF3 genomic DNA contains:
- a CDS encoding Xaa-Pro peptidase family protein: MRLSNLVSLMKERNFDGALISPGTNLYYLTGLHIHEAGERLTVLVVSAGGDYRLLAPSLYENVVRNFPVTFWRDGENPYDKLAWILAEFHLSGGRLLIEDTMRADWLMKVIHLGSFEFHPLSSLMRELRMRKDKHEIEMMGHAARAADRAFDEILSWDLLGMRERELALKIELAIRELSDGISFEPIVASGENAANPHHAPGDRRLRKGDLVILDYGAKWKGYCSDITRTIALGRPDERLVEIYEVVKEAQERAYRAVREGVLAREVDGAARETIAKAGYGEYFTHRTGHGLGLDVHEEPYIGPDGNVALENGMTFTIEPGIYVPGLGGVRIEDDVVVHDGRGKRLTRAERELIRL; this comes from the coding sequence ATGCGGCTCAGCAACCTGGTTTCCCTCATGAAGGAAAGGAACTTCGACGGTGCCCTGATCAGTCCCGGGACCAATCTCTACTACCTCACGGGCCTCCACATCCACGAGGCCGGCGAGAGGCTCACCGTTCTGGTTGTGAGCGCCGGCGGCGACTACCGGCTCCTGGCCCCCAGCCTCTACGAAAACGTCGTCAGGAACTTCCCGGTTACGTTCTGGCGCGACGGGGAGAACCCCTACGACAAGCTCGCCTGGATCCTGGCGGAGTTCCACCTGTCGGGCGGGAGACTTCTCATAGAGGACACGATGCGTGCCGACTGGCTCATGAAAGTCATCCACCTCGGCAGCTTCGAGTTCCACCCCCTGAGCTCGCTCATGAGGGAGCTCCGCATGAGAAAGGACAAGCACGAGATAGAGATGATGGGACACGCCGCCAGGGCAGCGGACAGGGCCTTCGATGAGATTCTGAGCTGGGACCTGCTCGGTATGCGCGAGCGGGAGCTGGCTTTGAAGATAGAGTTGGCAATAAGGGAGCTCAGCGATGGGATTTCCTTCGAGCCGATAGTGGCCAGTGGTGAGAACGCCGCCAACCCCCACCACGCGCCCGGGGACAGGAGGCTCAGGAAGGGCGACCTGGTGATACTCGACTACGGGGCGAAGTGGAAGGGCTACTGCTCGGACATCACGAGAACCATCGCCCTTGGACGGCCGGACGAGAGGCTGGTGGAGATTTACGAAGTCGTCAAAGAGGCACAGGAGAGGGCATACCGGGCCGTCCGTGAGGGTGTTCTTGCAAGGGAGGTGGACGGAGCCGCGAGGGAGACGATAGCGAAAGCCGGCTACGGCGAGTACTTCACCCACAGAACCGGGCACGGACTCGGGCTGGATGTCCACGAAGAGCCATACATTGGCCCGGACGGAAACGTGGCCCTGGAGAACGGTATGACCTTCACGATAGAGCCGGGAATCTACGTTCCGGGCCTGGGTGGTGTTCGCATAGAGGACGACGTCGTCGTTCACGATGGAAGAGGAAAAAGGCTGACGAGGGCGGAGAGGGAGCTTATCCGGCTCTGA
- a CDS encoding 50S ribosomal protein L15e, producing the protein MSMYKYIREAWKSPKKSYVGDLLKVRMIKWRREPVVVRAERPTRLDRARSLGYQAKQGYVIVRVRVRKGGRKRPRWKGGRKPSKMGQVKYSPKKSLQWIAEEKAARKFPNLEVLNSYWVGEDGMYRWFEVIMVDPHHPVIKADPKINWIAGKAHKGRVFRGLTSAGRKSRGLRNKGKGAEKVRPSIRANKGKGK; encoded by the coding sequence ATGAGCATGTACAAGTACATTAGGGAAGCCTGGAAGAGCCCCAAGAAGAGCTACGTCGGGGATCTTCTCAAGGTCAGGATGATCAAGTGGAGGAGGGAGCCGGTCGTCGTCCGCGCCGAGAGGCCGACCAGGCTCGACCGCGCTCGCTCGCTCGGCTACCAGGCCAAGCAGGGCTACGTTATCGTTCGCGTCCGCGTCAGGAAGGGCGGAAGGAAGAGGCCCAGGTGGAAGGGCGGAAGGAAGCCGAGCAAGATGGGTCAGGTTAAGTACAGCCCGAAGAAGAGCCTCCAGTGGATCGCCGAGGAGAAGGCCGCCAGAAAGTTCCCGAACCTCGAGGTTCTCAACAGCTACTGGGTCGGCGAGGATGGAATGTACAGGTGGTTCGAGGTCATCATGGTCGACCCGCACCACCCGGTCATCAAGGCTGACCCCAAGATCAACTGGATAGCCGGCAAGGCCCACAAGGGTCGCGTCTTCCGCGGACTCACCAGCGCAGGCAGGAAGAGCCGCGGCCTGAGGAACAAGGGCAAGGGCGCTGAGAAGGTCAGGCCCAGCATAAGGGCCAACAAGGGCAAGGGCAAGTGA
- a CDS encoding type II toxin-antitoxin system VapC family toxin, translating to MVYADTDLFLALLKPSDWLKENARKIYERYRGQITTSEATLMELLILSKRFSLDPVKLMAAVMAMTDIEDEAYLRAAYYMKEHGLNPFDALHAAKCGGTIISSDKAFDKLGIKRIKLEKPEED from the coding sequence ATGGTCTACGCAGACACGGATCTTTTCCTTGCCCTGCTGAAACCCAGCGACTGGCTCAAGGAAAACGCCAGGAAAATCTACGAGAGGTACCGGGGTCAGATAACGACCTCCGAGGCGACATTAATGGAACTCCTGATACTCTCGAAGAGGTTCAGCCTCGACCCGGTAAAGCTCATGGCCGCAGTCATGGCGATGACGGACATCGAAGATGAGGCCTACCTCAGGGCGGCCTACTATATGAAGGAGCACGGACTAAATCCCTTCGATGCCCTCCACGCGGCAAAGTGCGGCGGGACGATAATCAGCTCTGACAAGGCCTTTGACAAGTTGGGAATCAAAAGGATAAAGCTTGAGAAACCGGAAGAAGATTAG
- a CDS encoding AbrB/MazE/SpoVT family DNA-binding domain-containing protein — MLARVDSRGRLYLPKELRENLPREVYLVRVDDGILIVPKPDDPVKELEELGKDLPDVPIEELRREILKEAERLAGG; from the coding sequence ATGCTGGCAAGGGTGGATTCAAGGGGAAGGTTGTACCTCCCCAAGGAGCTCAGGGAAAACCTACCGAGGGAGGTTTACCTGGTCAGGGTCGATGATGGCATACTCATAGTCCCAAAGCCCGATGATCCGGTAAAGGAACTCGAAGAGCTCGGGAAGGACCTCCCCGACGTTCCGATCGAAGAGCTGAGGAGGGAAATCCTAAAGGAGGCGGAGAGGCTCGCGGGTGGGTGA
- a CDS encoding RNA-binding protein, which yields MVKIRAHHVRITTFIHATEDEDKVLEAIATFIPEEIDEEDIIFDIDETTGFFGNPIKVVNVEIKRSKAVRLFIDYFKELLSEEDRRYLLDHLDEKVDEEGTFYVRFNKQKAYLGEPEIDEGSDVVQVRVKVKAFPMRKEAVVKAVREWLEE from the coding sequence ATGGTCAAGATAAGGGCGCACCACGTCAGGATAACCACCTTCATCCACGCCACCGAGGACGAGGACAAGGTTCTGGAGGCGATAGCGACCTTCATCCCCGAGGAGATAGATGAGGAGGACATAATCTTCGATATCGACGAGACCACGGGGTTCTTCGGCAACCCCATTAAGGTCGTCAACGTCGAGATAAAGCGGAGTAAGGCCGTTAGGCTGTTCATAGACTACTTCAAAGAGTTGCTGAGCGAGGAGGACAGGCGCTACCTCCTGGACCACCTTGATGAGAAGGTGGATGAGGAGGGAACCTTCTACGTCCGCTTCAACAAGCAGAAGGCCTACCTCGGCGAGCCTGAAATAGATGAGGGGTCGGACGTGGTGCAGGTCAGGGTAAAGGTCAAGGCCTTCCCGATGAGGAAGGAAGCAGTTGTGAAAGCCGTCAGGGAGTGGCTGGAGGAATGA
- a CDS encoding Ribonuclease P protein component 3: protein MSGEVFFGESGVEEVSFSRNYFVEMDVRSEEAYELASEWFDEVVFTKKLVLEGPPDWNALKEELKLLRERYGKVALLLVTSRPGLIKEVKKRNLRALLYVQGGDMRVNRLAIENGVDALISPWFGRKDPGFDHTLAGMAARRGVAIGFSLAPLLSAGPYERVQILRFMTKTWQLVDKYGVPRFITSSAETRWEVRGPGDLMGLGRNIGMDAPRARASLNFYPRTILAGLRAPTATSRT, encoded by the coding sequence ATGAGCGGGGAGGTTTTCTTCGGTGAATCGGGGGTGGAGGAGGTCTCCTTCTCAAGGAACTATTTCGTTGAGATGGACGTGAGGAGCGAGGAAGCCTACGAGCTGGCCAGTGAGTGGTTTGATGAGGTCGTGTTCACAAAAAAGCTCGTCCTCGAAGGCCCGCCCGACTGGAATGCCCTCAAGGAGGAGCTCAAACTGCTCCGCGAGAGGTACGGGAAGGTCGCCCTCCTGCTCGTTACAAGCAGGCCGGGTCTGATAAAGGAGGTAAAGAAGAGGAACCTCCGTGCCCTCCTCTACGTTCAGGGCGGCGATATGAGGGTGAACCGTCTTGCCATTGAGAATGGTGTTGATGCCCTCATAAGCCCCTGGTTCGGGAGAAAGGATCCGGGATTTGACCACACCCTCGCGGGAATGGCTGCCAGGAGGGGAGTCGCCATAGGGTTCTCCCTCGCGCCCCTGCTCTCTGCTGGCCCCTACGAGAGGGTTCAGATCCTCCGCTTCATGACGAAGACCTGGCAGCTGGTGGACAAATACGGTGTGCCGAGGTTCATCACGAGCTCCGCGGAGACGAGGTGGGAGGTTCGCGGACCCGGTGATCTGATGGGTCTCGGGAGAAACATAGGCATGGACGCCCCAAGGGCGAGGGCGAGCCTGAACTTCTATCCGAGGACGATACTGGCCGGACTCAGGGCCCCCACTGCCACCAGCCGTACCTGA
- a CDS encoding TIGR00341 family protein has protein sequence MLRLEVYCDEGEGEGEKVRDVLTKWSLQFYAEEVQSNEHRALKFTVLVPDFVINDVVDELMKAVDLRKGHSSITWAPVSGKSVKYANSVKSLKKFKRRWTLAAIEGLIENANTQARVDPIQLTLGAVASIIALFGLINDSIVMIISAMLLSPILGPLYGFSLNIVMGKGRDALDAVSSILKLLGVIFLSALVVSLILNLAGSMPAEPTHEILLRGQSGLVYILLAIILGYAGIVAIVSRIPEILAGVSIAAALVPPTTVVGISLAMGWWDVFGGSLVLTVENVLGLLSGSLLGLYVLNVSPRSYYERRAAKLYTKRTMLVLAIMLVTLVLVELLS, from the coding sequence ATGCTGCGCCTTGAGGTCTACTGCGACGAGGGTGAGGGTGAGGGTGAGAAGGTCAGGGATGTTCTGACCAAGTGGAGTCTTCAGTTCTACGCCGAGGAAGTGCAGAGCAACGAGCACCGGGCGCTCAAATTCACCGTCCTCGTGCCGGATTTCGTGATTAACGACGTCGTCGACGAGCTGATGAAGGCTGTTGACCTTCGGAAGGGGCATTCATCGATAACCTGGGCCCCCGTCAGCGGGAAGTCCGTGAAGTACGCCAATTCCGTCAAATCGCTCAAAAAGTTCAAGCGCCGCTGGACCTTGGCGGCCATAGAGGGGCTCATCGAAAACGCCAACACCCAGGCTCGGGTTGATCCAATCCAGCTCACTCTCGGTGCCGTTGCCTCGATTATAGCCCTCTTCGGCCTCATCAACGACAGCATAGTCATGATAATCTCGGCCATGCTCCTCTCGCCGATTCTCGGCCCGCTCTACGGATTCTCCCTCAACATCGTCATGGGCAAGGGCAGGGATGCCCTCGACGCGGTTTCCTCCATTCTCAAACTCCTCGGCGTTATATTCCTCTCGGCCCTTGTGGTGTCCTTGATCCTCAATCTTGCTGGCTCGATGCCGGCGGAGCCGACCCACGAGATACTGTTGAGGGGCCAGTCGGGACTGGTTTACATACTCCTCGCGATAATCCTCGGCTACGCCGGAATAGTTGCCATAGTTAGCAGGATTCCCGAGATTCTGGCGGGGGTTTCGATAGCTGCCGCACTGGTTCCTCCAACGACGGTGGTTGGAATATCCCTCGCCATGGGCTGGTGGGACGTTTTCGGGGGCTCGCTTGTTCTGACAGTGGAGAACGTTCTCGGTCTTCTCAGCGGCTCTCTCCTCGGACTCTACGTCCTGAACGTCTCCCCCAGGAGCTACTACGAGAGGAGGGCTGCGAAGCTATACACGAAGAGGACGATGCTGGTGCTGGCCATCATGCTCGTCACTCTCGTCCTTGTGGAGCTCCTCAGCTAG
- the nikR gene encoding nickel-responsive transcriptional regulator NikR, giving the protein MKITRFGVSVPDELLERFDRIIEEKGYVNRSEAIRDMMRDFIVRYEWEQGEGEVAGTITMLYNHDEAEVVKELLDLQHDYLSEIISSIHVHMDEHNCLEVIIVKGKANRIKEIADRLLSLKGVKHGKLVMTGTGKELV; this is encoded by the coding sequence ATGAAGATCACTCGCTTTGGCGTCTCCGTTCCCGACGAGCTGCTCGAAAGGTTCGACCGTATAATCGAGGAGAAGGGCTACGTGAACAGGAGCGAGGCAATACGGGACATGATGAGGGACTTCATAGTCCGGTACGAGTGGGAACAGGGTGAGGGTGAGGTCGCCGGCACGATAACCATGCTCTACAACCACGACGAGGCAGAAGTGGTCAAGGAGCTCCTTGACCTCCAGCACGACTACCTGAGCGAGATAATCTCCAGCATCCATGTCCACATGGATGAACACAACTGCCTTGAGGTCATCATAGTTAAGGGTAAGGCCAACAGGATAAAGGAGATAGCGGACAGGCTGCTGAGCCTCAAGGGTGTAAAGCACGGCAAGCTGGTGATGACTGGGACGGGGAAGGAGCTGGTTTAA
- the rqcH gene encoding ribosome rescue protein RqcH, giving the protein MKEEMSSVDIRYIVRELQWLVGSRVDKVYHDGDEIRIKLRTKEGRADLILQAGKRFHVTTYVKEAPKQPSSFTMLLRKHLSGGFIDAIEQHGFDRIVKVRVGDYTLIGELFRRGNVILLDPENRILAALRYEEYKDRRIMPKAEYQYPPARENPLEVTRERFLELMREEEELELVRALARKLNMGGMYAEEISIRAGFDKTTPVKELSDDDLLRVYGAMMNTFNDEPRPNIVFKGGNMHDVVPIELRIYEGFEKRYFNTFSEALDEYFGKITLEKARIEQTKRLEAKKRQLLMTLRKQEEMLRGFEEGAKANQEIGDLIYANYALIERLLEEFRKATETLGWDEFKRRIEEGKKAGNRVALMVKGIDPKEKAVTVEIEGKKVKLYLNRSIGENAELYYEKAKKFRHKHEGALKAYEDTKRKLDEVERLIEEELKKELNVKRIERRKKKWFEKFRWFVSSEGFLVLAGKDAGTNEILIKRHMTENDLYCHADVYGAPHVVIKEGQKAGEKTIFEACQFAVSMSKAWSRGVYSEDAYWAYPNQVTKQTPSGEYLGKGAFMVYGKRNWLHGLPLKLAVGIINYEGEDFIVCAPVDAIKAHTNRYIVIRPGPLRKSELVKRIKHILEKWGYKVREEDVMSALPPGNGDVVEVVG; this is encoded by the coding sequence ATGAAGGAAGAGATGAGCAGCGTTGATATCCGCTACATCGTGAGGGAACTGCAGTGGCTTGTCGGTTCTCGCGTGGATAAGGTCTATCACGACGGCGACGAGATTAGGATAAAACTCAGGACAAAGGAAGGAAGAGCAGACTTAATCCTCCAGGCAGGCAAGAGGTTTCACGTGACCACCTACGTCAAGGAGGCGCCGAAGCAGCCGTCGAGCTTCACCATGCTCCTCAGGAAGCACCTAAGCGGCGGGTTCATAGACGCGATAGAGCAGCACGGCTTCGACAGAATAGTGAAGGTTCGCGTTGGGGACTACACCCTCATCGGCGAGCTCTTCAGGAGGGGAAACGTGATCCTCCTGGATCCCGAGAACAGAATACTGGCGGCCCTTCGCTACGAGGAGTACAAGGACAGAAGGATAATGCCTAAGGCAGAATACCAGTATCCTCCCGCCAGGGAGAACCCGCTCGAGGTAACGCGGGAGAGGTTCCTCGAGCTTATGCGTGAAGAGGAAGAACTCGAGCTCGTGCGCGCTCTGGCGAGGAAGCTCAACATGGGGGGCATGTACGCCGAGGAGATCTCCATACGGGCCGGCTTTGACAAGACGACGCCGGTTAAGGAACTCAGCGACGACGACCTACTGAGGGTCTACGGGGCGATGATGAACACGTTCAACGATGAACCGAGGCCCAACATAGTCTTCAAGGGCGGAAACATGCACGACGTCGTTCCGATAGAGCTGAGGATCTACGAGGGGTTCGAGAAGCGCTATTTCAACACCTTCAGCGAGGCCCTCGACGAGTACTTTGGAAAGATAACCCTCGAGAAGGCAAGGATTGAGCAGACGAAGAGGCTCGAGGCCAAGAAGAGACAGCTTCTCATGACGCTCAGGAAGCAGGAGGAGATGCTCAGAGGCTTCGAGGAGGGGGCGAAGGCCAACCAGGAGATAGGAGACCTGATCTACGCGAACTACGCCCTCATAGAGAGGCTTCTAGAGGAGTTCAGGAAAGCCACGGAGACCCTCGGCTGGGACGAGTTCAAGAGGAGGATAGAGGAGGGCAAGAAGGCCGGCAACAGGGTCGCGCTCATGGTGAAGGGAATTGACCCGAAGGAGAAGGCGGTGACGGTGGAGATTGAGGGGAAGAAGGTGAAGCTTTACCTCAACAGGAGCATAGGCGAGAACGCCGAGCTGTACTACGAAAAGGCCAAGAAGTTCAGGCACAAGCACGAGGGAGCGCTTAAGGCCTACGAGGACACGAAGAGGAAGCTGGACGAGGTAGAGAGGCTCATCGAGGAGGAACTCAAGAAGGAGCTCAACGTTAAGAGAATTGAGAGGAGAAAGAAGAAGTGGTTCGAGAAGTTCCGCTGGTTCGTTTCGAGCGAGGGCTTCCTTGTTCTGGCAGGTAAGGACGCTGGCACCAACGAGATCCTCATAAAGAGACACATGACCGAGAACGACCTCTACTGCCACGCCGACGTTTACGGCGCCCCCCACGTCGTCATCAAAGAGGGGCAAAAAGCGGGAGAAAAGACCATCTTCGAGGCCTGCCAGTTCGCGGTTTCGATGAGCAAGGCATGGAGCAGGGGCGTTTACAGCGAGGACGCCTACTGGGCGTATCCAAACCAGGTCACCAAGCAGACGCCGAGCGGCGAGTACCTGGGCAAGGGGGCCTTCATGGTCTACGGCAAGAGGAACTGGCTCCACGGGCTTCCGCTCAAGCTCGCCGTCGGTATAATCAACTACGAGGGCGAGGACTTCATCGTCTGCGCCCCGGTTGATGCCATAAAAGCCCACACGAATAGATACATCGTGATCCGCCCCGGCCCACTCAGGAAGAGCGAGCTGGTGAAGAGGATAAAACACATCCTCGAAAAGTGGGGCTACAAGGTCCGGGAGGAGGACGTCATGTCCGCCCTGCCGCCTGGGAACGGCGATGTGGTCGAGGTTGTGGGCTAG
- a CDS encoding 1,4-alpha-glucan branching protein yields the protein MRGYFTFVLHTHLPYVRKHGKWPFGEEWLYEAMSETYLPLLMEFERLRSSGVRFQLVINITPVLAEQLADDYIKAEFERYLTRKIETTEEDLKSGRYDERAVKASLDHFRKVYDYWRAINGDIVGKFREFQDAGYIEVITSAATHGYLPLLGRDEAIRAQLANGIATYEKHFGRRPRGIWLPECAYRPAGEWGLPGGRRVKRAGIEKFLEEFGLEYFFVESRLIDEGPVTGGYGEVVPHGGERSTLRPYWIRGSRVAVFARNRETGHQVWSAHYGYPGDFWYREFHRKAPKSGGQYWRVTGRDVELGEKDFYDPERAMERVEEHARHFVSLVERLLSEFGEKTGEKGIVVSPYDTELFGHWWFEGVKWLGRVLELMTERGIVTTTLSSYLDNYTGGRYEIELPEGSWGANSDHSTWWNAETEWTWEHVYRAEDRMVALASAYYGKDRTTGRILEQLARELLILEASDWGFLITTGQAKKYAERRILLHSREFHRLANELVRYVKTGDFDVKLLEELERRDNPFKPVVVAHYVSESPPEVPEYVEPPEVPPERDEEPAERPGKELPERAYATAVVKEMAVKPVKRTVERVKSSGIERPRPARKRDSGRAGSDLLRIKGIGPKTLAKLRGAGVYTTQDLRMADIDELARKTRISPKRLRKFLAQIS from the coding sequence ATGAGAGGCTATTTCACCTTCGTCCTGCACACCCACCTTCCCTACGTTCGGAAGCACGGTAAATGGCCCTTTGGAGAGGAGTGGCTCTACGAGGCCATGAGCGAAACTTACCTGCCTCTTCTTATGGAGTTCGAGCGCCTCCGCTCCTCCGGGGTGAGGTTTCAGCTCGTGATCAACATAACCCCCGTTCTGGCAGAGCAGCTGGCCGACGACTACATCAAGGCCGAGTTCGAGAGGTACCTAACCCGGAAGATTGAGACCACCGAGGAAGACCTGAAATCGGGCAGGTACGACGAAAGGGCCGTCAAAGCCTCCCTCGACCACTTCAGGAAGGTCTACGACTACTGGAGGGCCATAAACGGTGACATCGTAGGAAAGTTCCGTGAGTTCCAGGATGCGGGGTACATCGAGGTGATAACCTCCGCGGCAACGCACGGCTATCTTCCGCTCCTCGGCAGGGACGAGGCGATAAGGGCGCAGCTGGCCAACGGCATAGCGACCTACGAAAAGCACTTCGGCAGGAGGCCGAGGGGAATATGGCTGCCCGAGTGCGCCTATCGGCCGGCCGGCGAGTGGGGACTGCCCGGTGGAAGGAGGGTTAAGCGGGCCGGCATAGAGAAGTTCCTCGAGGAGTTCGGGCTGGAGTACTTCTTCGTTGAGAGCAGGCTCATAGACGAGGGGCCTGTGACCGGGGGCTACGGTGAGGTTGTCCCCCACGGGGGTGAGAGGAGCACGCTGAGGCCGTACTGGATAAGGGGCTCCCGCGTGGCAGTCTTCGCCCGCAACCGGGAGACCGGCCACCAGGTCTGGAGCGCGCACTACGGCTATCCCGGCGACTTCTGGTACAGGGAGTTCCACAGGAAGGCACCAAAGAGCGGCGGCCAGTACTGGCGCGTGACGGGCAGGGACGTTGAGCTGGGTGAAAAGGACTTCTACGACCCCGAGAGGGCGATGGAGCGGGTTGAGGAGCACGCCAGGCACTTTGTAAGCCTGGTTGAGAGGCTCCTGAGCGAGTTCGGGGAGAAAACTGGGGAGAAGGGCATAGTGGTCTCACCATACGACACCGAGCTCTTCGGCCACTGGTGGTTTGAGGGGGTTAAATGGCTCGGGCGCGTTCTCGAGCTGATGACGGAGAGGGGAATAGTCACCACGACGCTCTCTTCCTACCTCGACAACTACACCGGCGGGAGGTACGAGATTGAACTGCCGGAGGGTTCGTGGGGGGCCAACTCCGACCACTCCACCTGGTGGAACGCGGAGACGGAGTGGACCTGGGAGCACGTCTACCGTGCTGAAGATAGAATGGTGGCACTGGCGAGTGCGTACTACGGAAAGGACAGGACCACCGGTAGAATCCTTGAACAGCTGGCCAGGGAGCTACTGATACTCGAAGCCAGCGACTGGGGGTTCCTCATAACCACGGGGCAGGCGAAGAAGTACGCCGAGCGCAGGATACTGCTCCACAGCAGGGAATTCCACAGGCTGGCCAACGAGCTGGTGAGGTACGTCAAAACTGGAGACTTCGACGTTAAGCTCCTCGAGGAGCTTGAGCGGCGCGACAATCCATTCAAACCTGTGGTGGTTGCTCACTACGTGAGCGAAAGTCCCCCGGAGGTTCCGGAATACGTCGAACCGCCCGAGGTTCCGCCCGAAAGGGACGAAGAGCCGGCTGAACGACCGGGGAAGGAGCTTCCGGAGAGGGCCTACGCCACCGCGGTAGTCAAGGAGATGGCAGTTAAGCCAGTAAAAAGGACTGTAGAGCGGGTGAAATCCAGTGGGATTGAGAGGCCCAGGCCGGCGAGAAAGAGAGACTCCGGCAGGGCCGGGAGCGACCTCCTGCGGATAAAGGGCATCGGGCCGAAGACGCTGGCAAAGCTTCGGGGCGCTGGGGTGTACACCACCCAAGACCTCAGGATGGCGGACATTGACGAACTGGCCAGAAAAACGCGCATTTCGCCAAAAAGGCTGAGGAAGTTCTTGGCCCAGATTTCCTGA
- a CDS encoding P-II family nitrogen regulator has product MKKVEAIIRGNDFDRVKNALKQVGIVPLTAYPVQGRGVQGGVPPYDLLPKMKLEIVVKDRDLEKVIDVIVRNARSGTPGDGKIFILPVEDAIRIRTGEKGNEALY; this is encoded by the coding sequence ATGAAAAAGGTTGAGGCCATTATCCGGGGAAACGATTTCGACCGCGTGAAGAACGCCCTCAAGCAGGTGGGCATCGTGCCCCTGACGGCCTATCCTGTACAGGGGAGGGGAGTTCAGGGGGGCGTCCCGCCCTACGACCTTCTGCCCAAGATGAAGCTCGAGATCGTTGTGAAGGACAGGGACCTTGAGAAGGTGATTGACGTCATCGTCAGGAACGCAAGGAGCGGAACACCCGGAGACGGGAAGATATTCATCCTCCCTGTGGAGGACGCGATCAGGATAAGGACAGGGGAGAAGGGCAACGAAGCCCTCTACTGA
- a CDS encoding alpha-glucosidase, translating to MKSERILLETADVLESTLEKIERLGSLSEKEKTKVKKSLEEAAGNFREVASRVEKDNEELAEFFYKKAKELKLMSTDKAIEKEGKKNYLKAVNKILLYSRSADYDFIPKKLAELKRAYRKYIFGMTSFFILTGAYLNQFFAITALILAIPIILSMLSLQRRGYTGLLLAYASAPIPLVVGFNAIVYSLSALRDPNQVSTIAENLGKSVSFAQGYLIFLVILSAVEIYLIASSLVELYRHRHAFL from the coding sequence GTGAAAAGCGAAAGAATACTTCTTGAAACAGCCGACGTTCTCGAATCAACCCTTGAGAAGATCGAGAGGCTCGGCAGCCTAAGTGAAAAGGAGAAGACGAAAGTCAAAAAATCCCTGGAGGAGGCCGCGGGGAACTTCCGGGAGGTTGCCTCAAGGGTCGAAAAGGACAACGAGGAGCTGGCCGAGTTCTTCTACAAAAAAGCCAAGGAACTCAAACTGATGAGCACGGACAAGGCCATAGAAAAGGAGGGCAAAAAGAACTACCTGAAGGCAGTGAACAAGATCCTCCTGTACTCCAGGTCGGCCGATTACGACTTCATTCCCAAGAAGCTCGCCGAGCTGAAGAGAGCATACCGGAAATACATCTTCGGAATGACGTCGTTCTTCATCCTGACGGGGGCGTATCTCAATCAGTTCTTCGCAATAACCGCGCTCATCCTGGCCATCCCGATAATCCTTTCGATGCTGTCCCTTCAGAGAAGGGGCTACACCGGACTCCTGCTGGCATATGCCTCCGCCCCAATTCCCCTGGTTGTGGGTTTCAACGCGATAGTCTATTCCCTGAGTGCCCTTCGTGACCCCAACCAAGTGAGCACAATAGCGGAGAACCTGGGAAAGAGCGTATCCTTTGCACAGGGATATCTGATATTCCTCGTCATACTCTCTGCGGTAGAGATATACCTGATAGCCAGCTCCCTCGTCGAGCTCTACAGGCACAGGCACGCGTTCCTGTGA